A single Diceros bicornis minor isolate mBicDic1 chromosome 7, mDicBic1.mat.cur, whole genome shotgun sequence DNA region contains:
- the LAYN gene encoding layilin isoform X3 yields MQPGAALQAMLLAVLLAGPRGATGRLLSASDLDVRGGQPVCRGGTQRPCYKVIYFHDASRRLNFEEARAACLRDGGQLVSIESEDEQRLIEKFIENLLASDGDFWIGLRRREEKQSNSTACQDLYAWTDGSTSTFRNWYVDEPSCGSEVCVVMYHQPSAPPGIGGLYMFQWNDDRCNMKNNFICKYSDGEGTEPATPMLPEDIEKEDAKETFKESKGAALNLAYILIPSVPLFLLLVVTTVVCWVWICRRRKREQPGPGTKEQHTTWPSPHQGNSPDLEVYNVIRKQSEADLAEPRPDLKNISFRVCSGEATPDDVSCDYDNMAVNPSESGFVTLASMESGFVTNDIYEFSPDRTGRSRESGWVENEIYGY; encoded by the exons ATGCAGCCAGGAGCGGCGCTGCAGGCCATGCTGCTGGCGGTGCTGCTGGCGGGGCCCCGGGGCGCGACGGGGCGCCTGCTAAGCG CCTCGGACTTGGACGTCAGAGGAG GGCAGCCGGTCTGCCggggaggaacacagaggccttGTTATAAAGTCATTTACTTCCATGATGCTTCTCGAAGACTGAACTTTGAGGAAGCCAGAGCAGCCTGCCTGAGGGATGGCGGCCAGCTAGTCAGCATCGAGTCTGAAGATGAACAGAGACTGATAGAAAAGTTcattgaaaacctcctggcatcTGATGGCGATTTCTGGATTGGGCTCAGGAGGCGTGAGGAGAAACAAAGCAATAGCACAGCCTGCCAGGACCTTTATGCTTGGACGGATGGCAGCACATCAACATTCAG GAACTGGTACGTGGATGAGCCTTCCTGTGGCAGCGAGGTCTGCGTAGTCATGTACCATCAGCCGTCAGCACCCCCCGGCATCGGGGGCCTCTACATGTTCCAGTGGAATGACGACCGATGCAACATGAAGAACaatttcatttgcaaatattcCGATG GTGAAGGAACAGAGCCAGCAACACCAATGCTTCCAGAAGACATAGAGAAAGAAGATGCCAAAGAAACGTTTAAAGAAAGCAAAG GAGCTGCCTTGAATCTTGcctacatcctaatccccagtgttcctctttttctcctccttgtgGTCACCACAGTTGTGTGCTGGGTTTGGATCTGTAGAAGGAG GAAGCGGGAGCAGCCAGGCCCCGGCACAAAGGAGCAGCACACCACCTGGCCCTCTCCTCACCAAGGGAACAGCCCAGACCTAGAGGTTTACAACGTCATCCGAAAACAAAGTGAAGCTGATTTAGCTGAGCCCCGGCCAGACCTGAAGAACATTTCATTCCGAGTGTGTTCCGGAGAAGCCACTCCCGATGATGTGTCTTGTGACTATGACAACATGGCTGTGAACCCATCCGAAAGTGGATTCGTGACTCTGGCGAGCATGGAGAGTGGCTTCGTGACCAATGACATTTACGAGTTCTCCCCAGACCGAACGGGGAGGAGCAGGGAGTCTGGATGGGTGGAAAATGAAATATATGGTTATTAG
- the LAYN gene encoding layilin isoform X2, giving the protein MQPGAALQAMLLAVLLAGPRGATGRLLSGQPVCRGGTQRPCYKVIYFHDASRRLNFEEARAACLRDGGQLVSIESEDEQRLIEKFIENLLASDGDFWIGLRRREEKQSNSTACQDLYAWTDGSTSTFRNWYVDEPSCGSEVCVVMYHQPSAPPGIGGLYMFQWNDDRCNMKNNFICKYSDEKPTAPSTRPTGEGTEPATPMLPEDIEKEDAKETFKESKGAALNLAYILIPSVPLFLLLVVTTVVCWVWICRRRKREQPGPGTKEQHTTWPSPHQGNSPDLEVYNVIRKQSEADLAEPRPDLKNISFRVCSGEATPDDVSCDYDNMAVNPSESGFVTLASMESGFVTNDIYEFSPDRTGRSRESGWVENEIYGY; this is encoded by the exons ATGCAGCCAGGAGCGGCGCTGCAGGCCATGCTGCTGGCGGTGCTGCTGGCGGGGCCCCGGGGCGCGACGGGGCGCCTGCTAAGCG GGCAGCCGGTCTGCCggggaggaacacagaggccttGTTATAAAGTCATTTACTTCCATGATGCTTCTCGAAGACTGAACTTTGAGGAAGCCAGAGCAGCCTGCCTGAGGGATGGCGGCCAGCTAGTCAGCATCGAGTCTGAAGATGAACAGAGACTGATAGAAAAGTTcattgaaaacctcctggcatcTGATGGCGATTTCTGGATTGGGCTCAGGAGGCGTGAGGAGAAACAAAGCAATAGCACAGCCTGCCAGGACCTTTATGCTTGGACGGATGGCAGCACATCAACATTCAG GAACTGGTACGTGGATGAGCCTTCCTGTGGCAGCGAGGTCTGCGTAGTCATGTACCATCAGCCGTCAGCACCCCCCGGCATCGGGGGCCTCTACATGTTCCAGTGGAATGACGACCGATGCAACATGAAGAACaatttcatttgcaaatattcCGATG AGAAACCAACAGCTCCTTCTACAAGGCCCACAG GTGAAGGAACAGAGCCAGCAACACCAATGCTTCCAGAAGACATAGAGAAAGAAGATGCCAAAGAAACGTTTAAAGAAAGCAAAG GAGCTGCCTTGAATCTTGcctacatcctaatccccagtgttcctctttttctcctccttgtgGTCACCACAGTTGTGTGCTGGGTTTGGATCTGTAGAAGGAG GAAGCGGGAGCAGCCAGGCCCCGGCACAAAGGAGCAGCACACCACCTGGCCCTCTCCTCACCAAGGGAACAGCCCAGACCTAGAGGTTTACAACGTCATCCGAAAACAAAGTGAAGCTGATTTAGCTGAGCCCCGGCCAGACCTGAAGAACATTTCATTCCGAGTGTGTTCCGGAGAAGCCACTCCCGATGATGTGTCTTGTGACTATGACAACATGGCTGTGAACCCATCCGAAAGTGGATTCGTGACTCTGGCGAGCATGGAGAGTGGCTTCGTGACCAATGACATTTACGAGTTCTCCCCAGACCGAACGGGGAGGAGCAGGGAGTCTGGATGGGTGGAAAATGAAATATATGGTTATTAG
- the LAYN gene encoding layilin isoform X1 produces MQPGAALQAMLLAVLLAGPRGATGRLLSASDLDVRGGQPVCRGGTQRPCYKVIYFHDASRRLNFEEARAACLRDGGQLVSIESEDEQRLIEKFIENLLASDGDFWIGLRRREEKQSNSTACQDLYAWTDGSTSTFRNWYVDEPSCGSEVCVVMYHQPSAPPGIGGLYMFQWNDDRCNMKNNFICKYSDEKPTAPSTRPTGEGTEPATPMLPEDIEKEDAKETFKESKGAALNLAYILIPSVPLFLLLVVTTVVCWVWICRRRKREQPGPGTKEQHTTWPSPHQGNSPDLEVYNVIRKQSEADLAEPRPDLKNISFRVCSGEATPDDVSCDYDNMAVNPSESGFVTLASMESGFVTNDIYEFSPDRTGRSRESGWVENEIYGY; encoded by the exons ATGCAGCCAGGAGCGGCGCTGCAGGCCATGCTGCTGGCGGTGCTGCTGGCGGGGCCCCGGGGCGCGACGGGGCGCCTGCTAAGCG CCTCGGACTTGGACGTCAGAGGAG GGCAGCCGGTCTGCCggggaggaacacagaggccttGTTATAAAGTCATTTACTTCCATGATGCTTCTCGAAGACTGAACTTTGAGGAAGCCAGAGCAGCCTGCCTGAGGGATGGCGGCCAGCTAGTCAGCATCGAGTCTGAAGATGAACAGAGACTGATAGAAAAGTTcattgaaaacctcctggcatcTGATGGCGATTTCTGGATTGGGCTCAGGAGGCGTGAGGAGAAACAAAGCAATAGCACAGCCTGCCAGGACCTTTATGCTTGGACGGATGGCAGCACATCAACATTCAG GAACTGGTACGTGGATGAGCCTTCCTGTGGCAGCGAGGTCTGCGTAGTCATGTACCATCAGCCGTCAGCACCCCCCGGCATCGGGGGCCTCTACATGTTCCAGTGGAATGACGACCGATGCAACATGAAGAACaatttcatttgcaaatattcCGATG AGAAACCAACAGCTCCTTCTACAAGGCCCACAG GTGAAGGAACAGAGCCAGCAACACCAATGCTTCCAGAAGACATAGAGAAAGAAGATGCCAAAGAAACGTTTAAAGAAAGCAAAG GAGCTGCCTTGAATCTTGcctacatcctaatccccagtgttcctctttttctcctccttgtgGTCACCACAGTTGTGTGCTGGGTTTGGATCTGTAGAAGGAG GAAGCGGGAGCAGCCAGGCCCCGGCACAAAGGAGCAGCACACCACCTGGCCCTCTCCTCACCAAGGGAACAGCCCAGACCTAGAGGTTTACAACGTCATCCGAAAACAAAGTGAAGCTGATTTAGCTGAGCCCCGGCCAGACCTGAAGAACATTTCATTCCGAGTGTGTTCCGGAGAAGCCACTCCCGATGATGTGTCTTGTGACTATGACAACATGGCTGTGAACCCATCCGAAAGTGGATTCGTGACTCTGGCGAGCATGGAGAGTGGCTTCGTGACCAATGACATTTACGAGTTCTCCCCAGACCGAACGGGGAGGAGCAGGGAGTCTGGATGGGTGGAAAATGAAATATATGGTTATTAG